Proteins encoded together in one Planctopirus ephydatiae window:
- a CDS encoding DUF1573 domain-containing protein, with translation MSQASIPPASRTTSTRGNLPLAVVLCLVVMAPPALAWAAPFWSQPTNWKQALPAGPALAFSQYAVDLGKVRPADELRATFRFRNTSTVPVTIQELIPSCGCLMPRLDKQVYAPGEAGQINLRMQPANETPGEKEFFCDVVYRDTQSRTDRLTFRLHLPEQRLSVRPPALIVYQLSNQPTTQPLFVHDSRGHQVEILSLRTGSPFVKASLTPPEGFSLEQIQPAQKSKETALAVSALTPANIHPAVKPSLTPIPETEPLPETTAGKIRSQRRPSAGHSDPFVTEEAHQPNEKIVYITVVAELPPGRHHALIEIETTDPETRFLKVPVMIQGRNVEGSSDTPPSKP, from the coding sequence ATGTCACAAGCTTCCATACCACCAGCATCCAGAACCACTTCGACTCGCGGAAACCTGCCCTTGGCTGTGGTTCTGTGCCTGGTTGTCATGGCCCCCCCTGCACTGGCCTGGGCTGCCCCTTTCTGGAGCCAGCCCACGAACTGGAAGCAGGCTTTACCAGCAGGCCCGGCACTCGCCTTCTCGCAATATGCCGTCGATCTGGGCAAGGTGCGCCCAGCCGACGAACTCCGTGCCACGTTTCGCTTTCGCAATACCAGCACTGTTCCGGTGACTATTCAAGAACTGATCCCCAGCTGCGGCTGCCTGATGCCTCGCCTCGATAAACAGGTCTATGCTCCCGGCGAAGCAGGACAGATCAATCTTCGCATGCAGCCCGCTAACGAAACGCCGGGTGAGAAAGAATTCTTCTGTGATGTCGTCTATCGCGATACGCAGTCGCGAACCGACCGGCTCACCTTCCGCCTGCATCTTCCGGAGCAGCGGTTAAGCGTCCGTCCACCAGCACTGATCGTCTATCAACTCAGCAACCAGCCGACGACGCAACCTCTGTTTGTTCACGACAGTCGGGGGCACCAGGTCGAGATTCTCAGCCTTCGGACAGGTTCCCCCTTCGTGAAAGCTTCTTTGACGCCTCCGGAAGGCTTTTCACTCGAACAGATTCAACCTGCTCAAAAATCCAAAGAGACGGCACTTGCTGTCTCAGCCTTAACCCCGGCGAACATCCACCCGGCAGTTAAACCTTCGCTGACTCCCATTCCGGAAACAGAGCCACTTCCCGAAACCACAGCAGGCAAAATCCGGTCACAGAGACGGCCATCAGCCGGTCATTCCGATCCTTTTGTGACGGAAGAGGCTCACCAACCCAACGAGAAGATTGTGTACATCACCGTCGTCGCCGAACTCCCCCCCGGCCGCCACCATGCCCTGATTGAAATCGAAACGACTGATCCTGAAACACGCTTTCTGAAAGTCCCCGTGATGATCCAGGGGCGGAATGTTGAAGGATCTAGCGATACGCCACCTTCAAAACCATAG
- a CDS encoding DUF1559 domain-containing protein: MVFSRSGFPGVSQARRGFTLIELLVVIAIIAVLIALLLPAVQQAREAARRTQCRNNLKQIALAAHVFEGTYGHLPPGYCGPDVSTEDASTNPNSSYVGPLTHLLPYIDQAPLYNTIDPSQHNVDLPSNSQQRYSTNASSAAACHTKIQPYICPSASPAAFSSTTGIISRTHWWLTGPGSATITYFTFGNASIVGGNPISNFGRTNYVGVAGRMGRLDDPGWDNWKGCFGRRTKTRLRDLTDGTTNVLMFGEVIGNVDSTNTLTHSFHWMASGCLPTGWGKLINRFDGGNPTAYRFMSSHDGVVHFALADGSARPLSINMDLALYRSFLAGGSDGNIVGEY, encoded by the coding sequence ATGGTTTTCTCTCGTTCCGGTTTTCCCGGTGTTTCCCAAGCCCGAAGAGGATTTACGCTGATTGAGTTGCTGGTGGTGATTGCCATCATCGCAGTGCTGATTGCACTGTTACTACCAGCGGTTCAGCAGGCCCGTGAAGCCGCCCGGAGAACCCAGTGCAGAAACAATCTGAAGCAGATTGCACTGGCTGCTCATGTTTTCGAGGGCACATATGGTCACTTGCCTCCAGGCTACTGCGGTCCGGATGTCTCTACGGAAGATGCGTCCACCAATCCCAACTCGTCTTATGTGGGCCCGCTCACACATCTTCTGCCCTACATCGATCAGGCACCTCTTTATAATACGATTGATCCATCTCAGCATAACGTCGATTTGCCCAGCAATAGTCAGCAAAGGTACTCGACGAACGCTTCCAGTGCTGCGGCTTGTCACACCAAAATCCAGCCCTATATTTGTCCATCCGCCTCACCTGCGGCATTCAGCTCAACTACAGGCATTATTTCTCGTACCCACTGGTGGTTAACTGGACCTGGAAGTGCGACGATTACTTACTTTACGTTCGGCAATGCATCGATCGTGGGTGGCAATCCGATCTCGAACTTTGGCCGAACGAATTACGTGGGTGTTGCGGGTCGTATGGGTAGATTGGATGATCCAGGTTGGGACAACTGGAAGGGTTGTTTTGGTCGCCGTACGAAGACAAGGCTCCGCGATCTCACTGACGGAACTACCAACGTCCTGATGTTCGGTGAGGTCATTGGTAACGTGGATTCAACCAATACGTTGACTCACTCATTCCACTGGATGGCTTCTGGCTGTCTTCCGACGGGATGGGGTAAGTTGATCAATCGTTTCGACGGTGGTAACCCGACGGCCTACCGATTTATGAGTTCACATGATGGTGTGGTTCACTTCGCGCTGGCTGATGGATCCGCTCGACCGCTGAGCATAAATATGGATCTCGCCCTTTATCGTAGCTTCCTTGCCGGTGGATCAGACGGAAACATAGTGGGTGAATACTAA
- a CDS encoding alpha/beta fold hydrolase has translation MHRLSERAQKVTTDTSACELNTPAKPLPMNTRMPHWAQQPKPGAWLRGTLCAFTFLISPLGKFVPRRFANHTSADRLEHGLVIILPGIDSFSFLNLGTACGLLDGGVRSAIRTIDWTTGWDFLFLYHLRGDRRNWKVAQFIADEIRNYQSRYPGRPVTLVGHSGGGGMALRILELLGPQSRISAAVLIAPAVSTQYDLTRARQGALHGIWHFYSPLDLFFVGAGTILLGTFDGKHSPCSGMLGFQHPSANQGDGAPFHQVAYDWSFTRWFHTGGHLSCVNRVFVEAMIAPLIKRFEQAV, from the coding sequence ATGCACCGACTCTCAGAGCGGGCTCAGAAAGTCACCACTGACACTTCGGCCTGCGAGTTAAACACGCCTGCGAAACCACTCCCCATGAACACCCGTATGCCTCACTGGGCTCAGCAACCCAAGCCGGGAGCCTGGCTGCGGGGGACGCTTTGTGCGTTCACCTTTTTGATTTCCCCACTGGGAAAATTTGTCCCGCGTCGCTTTGCCAATCACACCTCGGCGGATCGGCTCGAACATGGGCTCGTCATTATTCTCCCTGGGATCGACAGCTTCAGCTTTCTAAATCTCGGCACTGCCTGCGGCCTCCTCGACGGTGGAGTCCGCTCGGCCATTCGCACCATCGACTGGACCACCGGCTGGGATTTTCTGTTCCTGTATCATCTCCGGGGAGATCGCCGTAACTGGAAAGTGGCGCAGTTTATCGCAGACGAAATCCGCAACTATCAATCCCGCTACCCCGGCAGACCTGTCACGCTTGTGGGCCATTCCGGTGGCGGTGGCATGGCCTTACGGATTCTCGAACTCCTCGGGCCTCAATCCCGCATCTCGGCCGCAGTTCTCATCGCCCCCGCAGTCTCCACACAGTACGACCTCACCAGGGCTCGGCAAGGAGCGCTGCATGGGATCTGGCACTTCTATTCGCCGCTGGATCTCTTTTTTGTCGGTGCCGGCACAATTCTCCTGGGGACCTTTGACGGCAAACACTCCCCATGCAGTGGCATGCTGGGCTTTCAACATCCTTCCGCCAATCAAGGTGATGGTGCTCCCTTTCATCAGGTCGCCTACGACTGGTCATTTACCCGCTGGTTTCATACCGGTGGTCACCTGAGTTGTGTCAATCGAGTCTTCGTCGAAGCAATGATTGCTCCACTCATTAAACGATTTGAGCAGGCTGTCTGA
- a CDS encoding ComEC/Rec2 family competence protein, with translation MQDDFVIEQQARSLNPAEDEPSSRRPPVLWGRVPALVAAGAMASGIVLQEIFGLGVCFAGALGVLVCLIAWRVSLQRKHVAFGSDLSGFGPGFFVAGALLALASAAGLWHEATWNWTSRDSLSRLADLRSQGVCLEGICRSTVLVERMHSSFAKSSPVAMVGSNSKPAEATNDGPGSDLVANGEAAGQRVISRFVFSVESLGVGPEHRRVCGDVQVDVEGETRIFQPGDRLRIYGKLSRPAPPMNPGEFNYADWLYAQGIVGHVRVKHREAVVQTSDRIPVSWILRRWMSWLRQRGERSLEQVIVRSSPELASSILLGGRQRLDADLRESFVRSGLLHILAVSGMNVGLVVLLVMTLSKGIIRHPWGLAACGLGTIALFLMLAENDPPVVRAAFFGSAWILGSRWAGVVEPLNVLGLTAVTLMMLSPHDLLQLGFQLSFLAVATLLIVARTMGKPQVIQSQSEGAMAASRWSAIRGHRLLAMLWQLMIATFVIWCLTTPLIAATSGVISPVGLMLNIALAPLVPIILWSGYITLLLGMIHPWLAIPSGWVFDWSLYWLIDVVDQAAGWRYGHFVLSPLPVEYALIFYSAVAGMLLFRVHRVRVVMLALGLGVIWLAMGYWPRERPLRLTFLSVGHGLAVLIETPDQKMWLYDAGSLGQDRRAARVIGQAVRHYGSIQLDAVTISHADADHANAIPRLARDVTIRWLGMPKSAADPDQRVIGEAVAAVASQGGIIRLVQGGQKFCLSQDVEIEFLWPLVNREEPLLSRKTTDNSESLVARITYQNRVILLTGDLEGEGLVRLLETPPGMVDVLLAPHHGGKRSNVAALNQWARPQHVISSQGPGDVTTGLEQTFVDSKIWVTSKQGAIVVVIDRAGVVTVRSQLP, from the coding sequence GTGCAGGACGATTTTGTGATTGAACAGCAGGCCAGATCATTGAACCCTGCGGAGGATGAGCCCTCATCGCGTCGACCACCCGTTTTATGGGGTCGAGTTCCCGCATTGGTAGCGGCAGGAGCCATGGCCTCAGGCATCGTTCTTCAGGAAATCTTCGGCCTGGGAGTTTGTTTTGCTGGTGCCCTTGGTGTTCTCGTTTGTCTGATTGCCTGGCGAGTAAGCCTTCAGCGGAAGCATGTCGCCTTTGGAAGTGATCTGTCTGGGTTTGGACCTGGTTTTTTCGTTGCAGGTGCTTTGCTGGCACTGGCGAGTGCGGCTGGATTGTGGCATGAGGCGACATGGAACTGGACGAGCCGGGATTCGTTGAGCCGCTTGGCCGACCTGCGTTCGCAAGGTGTTTGCCTGGAAGGGATTTGTCGCTCGACAGTTCTGGTTGAGCGCATGCACTCATCGTTTGCGAAATCTTCGCCCGTCGCCATGGTGGGATCAAATTCTAAGCCTGCGGAGGCAACGAACGATGGGCCAGGATCAGATCTTGTGGCGAATGGAGAAGCTGCCGGTCAACGCGTGATTTCGCGATTCGTGTTTTCCGTCGAGAGCCTTGGCGTGGGGCCTGAGCATCGCCGGGTGTGTGGAGATGTGCAGGTCGATGTGGAAGGTGAAACGCGAATTTTTCAGCCGGGAGATCGCCTGCGGATCTATGGCAAGTTAAGTCGTCCTGCACCGCCGATGAATCCGGGGGAGTTCAATTACGCGGACTGGCTTTACGCTCAGGGGATCGTTGGCCATGTGAGAGTCAAACATCGCGAGGCGGTCGTACAGACCAGCGACAGGATTCCGGTGAGCTGGATACTGCGCCGCTGGATGTCGTGGTTGCGTCAGCGGGGAGAACGCAGTCTTGAGCAGGTCATTGTGCGCTCGTCACCTGAACTGGCCAGCAGCATATTGCTGGGTGGTCGCCAGCGTCTGGATGCCGATCTGCGGGAATCGTTTGTACGAAGCGGATTGCTCCATATTCTGGCCGTTTCGGGCATGAATGTGGGGTTGGTGGTCTTATTGGTGATGACCCTTTCCAAGGGGATTATCCGGCATCCCTGGGGTTTGGCCGCCTGTGGATTGGGAACGATTGCGCTGTTTCTGATGCTGGCCGAAAATGATCCGCCCGTCGTGAGAGCGGCTTTCTTTGGAAGTGCCTGGATTCTCGGGAGCCGCTGGGCAGGGGTGGTTGAACCGCTGAATGTGCTGGGGCTGACGGCTGTGACTTTGATGATGCTGAGCCCGCACGATTTGTTGCAGTTGGGATTTCAACTTTCATTTCTGGCAGTGGCCACGCTGCTGATTGTGGCACGCACGATGGGGAAACCACAGGTCATTCAAAGTCAGTCTGAAGGGGCCATGGCTGCTTCAAGATGGAGTGCTATCCGGGGGCATAGGTTGCTGGCAATGCTTTGGCAGTTGATGATCGCCACCTTCGTGATCTGGTGTCTGACGACACCTTTGATTGCCGCCACCTCGGGAGTGATTTCACCGGTTGGTCTGATGTTGAATATCGCTCTGGCACCGCTGGTGCCCATTATTCTCTGGAGTGGCTATATCACGTTGCTCCTGGGGATGATTCATCCGTGGCTGGCGATACCTTCCGGATGGGTTTTCGACTGGTCGCTCTATTGGCTGATCGACGTAGTCGATCAGGCGGCTGGATGGAGATACGGTCATTTTGTGCTCTCACCACTCCCGGTGGAATATGCTTTGATCTTTTACTCAGCCGTGGCGGGCATGCTGCTCTTCCGTGTGCATCGAGTTCGCGTGGTCATGCTGGCTCTGGGCCTGGGAGTGATCTGGCTGGCGATGGGATACTGGCCCCGGGAGCGGCCATTGCGTTTGACTTTTCTGTCTGTGGGGCATGGATTAGCCGTGCTGATCGAGACTCCCGACCAGAAGATGTGGCTGTATGATGCGGGTTCTTTAGGGCAGGATCGACGGGCTGCACGAGTGATTGGCCAGGCTGTCCGGCATTACGGATCGATCCAGCTCGATGCCGTCACGATCTCGCATGCCGATGCTGATCACGCCAATGCCATTCCTCGATTAGCGCGCGATGTCACCATTCGCTGGCTGGGAATGCCGAAAAGTGCGGCCGATCCTGACCAGCGAGTGATTGGTGAAGCCGTGGCGGCTGTGGCTTCTCAAGGGGGCATCATTCGACTGGTTCAAGGTGGGCAGAAGTTCTGTCTGTCTCAAGATGTGGAGATCGAGTTTTTGTGGCCTCTGGTCAATCGCGAGGAACCGCTACTTTCGCGTAAGACGACCGATAATTCGGAAAGTCTGGTGGCGAGAATTACCTACCAGAATCGGGTGATTCTGCTGACCGGTGATCTCGAAGGCGAGGGGCTTGTCCGCTTGCTGGAGACACCACCGGGCATGGTCGATGTGCTGCTCGCACCGCATCATGGGGGAAAACGCAGTAATGTCGCTGCATTGAACCAGTGGGCCCGACCACAGCATGTGATTTCCAGTCAGGGGCCCGGCGATGTGACGACAGGGCTCGAACAGACATTTGTCGATTCAAAGATCTGGGTCACTTCAAAGCAGGGGGCGATTGTGGTTGTGATTGACCGCGCGGGAGTTGTTACCGTCCGGTCTCAGCTGCCTTGA
- a CDS encoding glycosyltransferase family 4 protein, with the protein MRLAMITAGGAGMFCGSCLHDSTWAKSMLARGHEATLIPCYTPLTLDDEPPTTSRIFIGGINLYLEQKYPLISRLPGWTRKWLDYPQILSLASRFSVSNEAKELGDLALSMLRGAHGPHTKSFEELASFIVNEYRPDAVFFSNALMSGPLVNLRSRFRGPIFCMLQGDDIFLDGLLPEYREQAIEQITANASLFDGYITQSDYYARHMSSMLNLDLQKFARLPLAVDTSRLMEDVQLDSTLPSRSQRPVIGYFARICPEKGLHQLIEAGLILAKRGLDFEIRAAGYLPPSQRDYLQAVQHRAHPLKDRFRYEGSPPSIHGKNAFLRAIDLFSVPTTYREPKGIFLLEAWAHRLPVVQPAHGAFPEIVPADDYSQAGGLLFAPDNPVDLADQLEQLLRSPELRTQMGAAGFAKLHHHHDLTALGQATEELLSGWLLKHQSGQTSAT; encoded by the coding sequence ATGCGTCTGGCGATGATCACTGCCGGTGGCGCAGGCATGTTCTGCGGCTCCTGCCTGCACGACAGCACCTGGGCCAAATCGATGCTCGCTCGCGGGCACGAAGCCACGCTGATTCCCTGCTACACTCCACTCACTCTCGACGACGAACCGCCGACAACTTCTCGCATCTTCATCGGGGGTATTAACCTTTATCTCGAACAGAAGTATCCCTTGATCAGCCGGCTCCCGGGCTGGACACGTAAATGGCTCGACTATCCACAGATTCTCTCTTTGGCCTCGCGTTTCTCGGTCAGTAACGAGGCGAAAGAACTTGGAGACCTCGCTCTCTCGATGCTGCGTGGTGCCCATGGGCCACATACGAAAAGCTTTGAAGAACTCGCCAGCTTTATCGTCAACGAATATCGGCCAGATGCTGTTTTCTTCAGCAACGCGCTGATGAGCGGGCCCCTCGTTAACCTGCGGAGCCGCTTTCGCGGGCCGATCTTCTGCATGCTGCAAGGAGACGACATCTTCCTCGATGGCCTCCTCCCGGAGTATCGCGAACAAGCGATCGAGCAGATCACTGCCAATGCCAGCCTGTTTGATGGCTATATTACCCAGAGCGATTACTACGCCCGGCACATGTCGAGCATGCTCAACCTCGATCTGCAGAAATTCGCCCGGCTCCCCTTAGCCGTCGATACCTCACGCCTGATGGAAGATGTGCAACTCGACTCAACTTTACCTTCTCGCAGTCAGCGGCCGGTCATTGGATATTTTGCCCGGATCTGCCCAGAAAAAGGCCTCCATCAACTGATTGAAGCGGGCCTGATTCTTGCCAAACGTGGGCTTGATTTTGAGATTCGTGCCGCCGGCTATCTGCCCCCTTCGCAGCGAGATTATCTTCAGGCAGTCCAGCATCGCGCCCATCCTCTGAAAGACCGCTTTCGATACGAAGGAAGCCCCCCTTCGATCCACGGAAAGAATGCCTTTCTCCGTGCGATCGATCTCTTTTCTGTTCCGACGACCTATCGTGAGCCCAAAGGGATTTTTCTGCTCGAAGCGTGGGCTCATCGTCTGCCGGTCGTTCAACCGGCTCATGGCGCATTTCCTGAGATTGTTCCTGCGGATGACTATTCACAAGCAGGCGGGCTTCTTTTTGCTCCTGATAACCCTGTTGATCTCGCTGATCAACTTGAACAACTGCTCCGCTCACCGGAATTACGAACGCAAATGGGTGCTGCCGGTTTTGCGAAGCTTCATCATCACCATGATTTGACTGCTCTCGGCCAGGCGACTGAAGAACTCCTCTCAGGCTGGTTGCTCAAACACCAGTCTGGACAAACTTCTGCCACTTAA
- the dps gene encoding DNA starvation/stationary phase protection protein Dps yields the protein MHPTKNDLPEHVRFAMVELLNLQLAVAIDLALQTKQAHWNVKGPHFMQLHLFFDGLRDLVDGFVDDIAERAVALGGTAYGTTQYVAKATTLPEYSTSITSGKDHLQALVTAFAYFGKAARAAIETADEAGDADTADLFTGISRETDKQLWFLESHLIG from the coding sequence ATGCATCCCACCAAGAACGACCTACCCGAACATGTCCGTTTTGCCATGGTCGAACTGTTGAACTTACAATTGGCAGTGGCCATCGACCTGGCACTGCAGACCAAGCAGGCCCACTGGAATGTGAAGGGGCCGCATTTCATGCAGTTGCATCTCTTCTTCGATGGACTGCGCGATCTTGTGGATGGTTTTGTCGATGACATCGCTGAGCGGGCTGTGGCTTTGGGTGGTACAGCCTATGGGACGACTCAGTACGTTGCCAAAGCCACGACACTTCCCGAATATTCGACGAGTATCACTTCGGGCAAGGATCATCTGCAGGCTCTGGTGACTGCCTTTGCCTACTTCGGCAAAGCGGCCCGAGCAGCCATCGAGACTGCTGATGAAGCGGGCGATGCCGATACGGCGGATCTCTTCACAGGCATCTCCCGTGAAACCGATAAGCAGTTGTGGTTCCTCGAATCGCATTTGATCGGGTAA
- a CDS encoding dipeptidase, producing the protein MTDLFASEVSLAPQASSDSASVARTLSEAELDALTREIHFSGMLFDGHNDLPWQIHKLAKGSVDRLDLTVPQPLLHTDFPKLKQSGLKAQFWSVYVPADTYQQGTSLTQTLEQIQIVRRLAQKYPDQLELAYSSADIEQIVAQGKIASLMGAEGGYSIQCSIPILQQLYREGVRYMTLTHSKTIEWADSATDQPQHGGLTPFGEEVVREMNQLGMLVDLSHVSEETMLDALDITTAPVIFSHSSAKAICHHPRNVSDAVLKRVTANRGIVMVNFMSGYIVPTERLKANPKDVGTLNDVADHIVHIAKVAGIEHVGIGSDFDGVRQLPRGLEDVSKYPDLTKELIRRGFTKPQIHAILGGNMLRVLKEAEQVAKNSKQP; encoded by the coding sequence ATGACTGATCTATTTGCCAGCGAGGTTTCTCTGGCTCCCCAAGCCTCATCAGACTCAGCATCAGTTGCCAGGACTCTCAGCGAAGCAGAACTCGATGCTCTGACCCGCGAGATTCATTTTTCGGGCATGCTTTTCGACGGACATAACGATCTCCCCTGGCAGATCCATAAACTCGCCAAAGGCTCTGTCGATCGGCTCGATCTCACGGTGCCGCAACCGTTGCTTCATACCGATTTCCCGAAACTGAAACAGTCAGGGTTAAAGGCACAGTTCTGGTCGGTCTATGTCCCCGCCGATACTTACCAGCAAGGCACATCTCTGACGCAAACTCTCGAACAGATCCAGATCGTCCGGAGACTCGCTCAGAAGTATCCCGATCAACTCGAACTGGCCTACTCTTCAGCCGATATCGAACAGATTGTCGCGCAAGGGAAAATTGCCTCACTCATGGGGGCCGAAGGTGGATATTCCATTCAATGCTCGATCCCCATTTTGCAGCAGCTTTATCGTGAGGGAGTTCGCTATATGACGTTAACCCATTCGAAAACGATCGAATGGGCCGATTCCGCCACTGATCAACCGCAACATGGTGGTCTGACTCCGTTTGGCGAAGAAGTTGTCCGTGAAATGAATCAACTGGGAATGCTCGTCGATCTTTCGCATGTCTCAGAAGAGACAATGCTCGATGCACTCGACATCACTACTGCCCCCGTGATCTTCTCACATTCCTCTGCCAAAGCGATCTGCCATCACCCGCGCAATGTCTCCGATGCGGTCCTCAAACGCGTCACCGCCAATCGCGGCATCGTCATGGTCAACTTCATGTCTGGCTACATCGTGCCAACAGAAAGGCTCAAAGCCAATCCTAAAGATGTCGGCACTCTCAACGATGTTGCCGATCATATTGTCCATATTGCCAAGGTGGCTGGCATCGAACATGTAGGCATCGGCAGCGATTTCGACGGAGTCCGCCAGCTCCCCCGGGGGCTTGAAGATGTCTCAAAGTATCCGGATCTCACGAAAGAACTCATTCGGCGAGGCTTCACCAAACCCCAGATCCACGCCATCCTCGGCGGCAATATGTTGAGAGTCCTCAAAGAAGCGGAACAAGTCGCGAAAAACTCGAAACAGCCATAA
- a CDS encoding type II toxin-antitoxin system RelE/ParE family toxin encodes MNSFNIQVCSAAAKDFTESLCWYAERSTALATDFESEFDAAIQRIAESPELFPAFDERHRYLQLRRFPFLIIYRIIGTIIIVIAVAHTARSPGFWDER; translated from the coding sequence ATGAATTCGTTCAACATTCAGGTTTGCTCTGCCGCAGCAAAAGATTTTACTGAATCTCTGTGCTGGTATGCCGAGCGAAGCACAGCTTTGGCTACTGATTTTGAGTCTGAATTCGATGCTGCAATTCAACGAATTGCTGAGTCGCCTGAGTTGTTTCCTGCTTTTGATGAACGTCATCGTTACCTGCAGCTACGTCGATTCCCATTTCTGATCATCTATCGAATCATCGGTACCATAATCATTGTGATTGCCGTAGCACATACTGCACGTTCACCCGGCTTCTGGGACGAGCGTTAG
- a CDS encoding addiction module protein → MTTIDAILAAVRKLPVEEQGRLVSLIWDELPPEGWAVPSDAWVQESNRRSDELESGKTLTEDWHIVRARAKRAAGLSE, encoded by the coding sequence ATGACAACTATTGACGCGATACTTGCTGCTGTGCGAAAGCTTCCTGTGGAAGAGCAGGGACGCCTGGTCTCGTTGATCTGGGATGAGTTGCCGCCAGAAGGTTGGGCCGTTCCATCGGATGCCTGGGTTCAGGAGTCCAATCGCCGCAGTGACGAGCTCGAAAGTGGTAAGACTTTGACGGAAGATTGGCATATTGTGCGTGCACGTGCCAAGCGGGCGGCAGGCCTTTCTGAATGA
- a CDS encoding M16 family metallopeptidase, translated as MQQQIESIVLPNGLAIVSERMPDTRAAAFCWLLPGGSVYQQPGKAGTSTILADLLFRGAGQRSGRELLGQLSLLGVQNEESITPAHLVLSGVTQARNLVETLPVYADILRRPHLPEEEFDAARSGLEMTLASNEDDPRQKLTLELRRRTYPAPWGIPADGELADLPTIDMDDVRQLAKSSLQPHQAIFSVASSLALSDLLPTLEKLLGDWQPGEITAPPLPPTTGGYDHLTHASQQTQIGIAYPAADSTHPDYLKAWAIVSILSGGMSSRLFTEVREKRGLCYSVSANLHSLKGAARVICSASSQNERAQETLDVLLAELQRLKLGIAGEELARCKALAKSSLVMAQDSTSSRAASIARDWYQLGYVRTLQSLKQQIEDLTVPDLLAYLDRWPLANLQILTVGPQPLVIHFNQ; from the coding sequence ATGCAACAACAGATTGAATCGATCGTTCTGCCCAATGGGCTGGCGATTGTTTCCGAAAGAATGCCCGACACACGAGCCGCAGCCTTCTGCTGGCTGTTGCCCGGCGGCAGCGTTTACCAGCAGCCCGGTAAAGCGGGAACATCAACCATTCTGGCCGATCTTCTCTTCCGCGGTGCGGGCCAACGATCAGGCAGGGAACTGTTGGGCCAACTCAGTCTGCTGGGTGTGCAGAACGAAGAGTCAATCACTCCCGCCCATCTGGTTCTTTCGGGCGTGACGCAAGCCCGGAATCTGGTGGAGACCTTGCCAGTCTATGCCGACATCCTCCGCAGGCCGCACCTTCCCGAAGAGGAATTCGACGCGGCCCGCTCCGGGCTTGAAATGACGCTGGCATCGAATGAAGACGACCCACGCCAGAAGCTGACGCTGGAACTTCGCCGCCGTACTTATCCAGCGCCGTGGGGCATTCCTGCCGATGGAGAACTGGCCGACCTTCCCACGATTGACATGGACGATGTCCGCCAGTTGGCGAAGAGTTCTCTTCAGCCGCACCAGGCGATCTTCAGTGTTGCCAGTTCATTGGCACTGAGTGACTTGCTCCCCACGCTCGAGAAGCTGCTGGGCGACTGGCAACCTGGCGAGATCACAGCACCACCACTTCCTCCGACCACAGGTGGTTATGATCATTTAACGCATGCGTCCCAGCAGACGCAGATCGGCATTGCCTACCCGGCAGCAGACTCCACCCACCCGGATTATCTCAAAGCGTGGGCGATTGTCAGTATTTTGAGCGGAGGGATGAGTTCGCGGTTGTTTACCGAAGTTCGCGAGAAGCGAGGTCTCTGCTATTCGGTCAGTGCCAACCTGCACTCACTCAAAGGGGCAGCCCGGGTGATCTGTTCTGCCAGCAGTCAGAATGAGCGGGCTCAGGAAACACTCGATGTTCTCCTAGCGGAACTTCAGCGACTCAAGCTGGGTATTGCCGGGGAAGAACTGGCCCGGTGCAAGGCTCTCGCCAAGAGTTCACTCGTGATGGCACAGGATTCAACATCTTCCAGGGCTGCGTCGATTGCACGAGACTGGTATCAACTGGGTTACGTCCGTACTTTGCAAAGCCTGAAGCAGCAGATCGAAGATCTGACAGTTCCTGATCTTCTTGCCTATCTCGATCGCTGGCCATTGGCGAATCTGCAGATCCTGACTGTCGGCCCCCAACCTTTAGTCATTCACTTCAATCAATGA